AGCGTTACCTCGATTAACATCACACCCCCCATCTACACCACAAACTCCTGGAAAACTGAATTCGCCAACGCAACAGCAGCAAGGGAATAGCAATGCTCCAGGACCACCGGTTTCATTAGCAAATCTACCGAGATTATTATCTCAAATCACAGGCAACAAGGAACAGCCTGATATTACACCACAAAAGGCACTGCAAACACTTCAAACAGCTGCCATCTTGTTATCTCGACAGGTAATTAACAATATAGTCATGTCATTAGAGAATCGCATTTGATTTTTTAAGCAATGGCCTGATATGAATTTTaccctttttattttaaaaattatataattattatctgtGGCTATacgtaaataaatgatttatatacGTATTAACAAGGGAAAATAGTAGGGAAATAATAaatgtgtttttctttttactaaATTGCAAATGGTGTATTGTTCTCCATAATGTGAAAATGAGGAAAAAAGAttatataaccagttatatttGCAAGTATTAGAGAACTTTTAGTACTCTGAAcggaaaaaaagtataaaaattttcAGAACCTTTTTCAATGCTTTTTTGTTTAGTGTATTTTCTTATTctacattttgtaaataaactcattttatattaatatttattctggTAAAGATCactatttctaatttatttctttcatcATTGATGAAAAAATTTTTTGCATTCAATAtgtgaaaaatgtttataacaatCGTTTGGATCGTTTAACCATTCACGTAGGGACATGATTCTATATGTTCAGTCATAGATCGTGGCAATAATAGTGTTtgcaaaaaatatattgaagtgcATTCTTTTGTCACGTGTCTAGTTTTCTGACTTCAGATTACTAATTGTgggtaaataataatttgttaaataatttacttattaatgttgatttattttaatattgtattatatattagcTACGTTAGCGACGTTCACGCCGGCATGTGAAGTCAACTCTTAAgtagatatataatattcagtaacaataataatagcggtacaactttattaattataatgtaacatAGGTATCAACATTTTTTGTGTACGTGGTCTTTTTAGCAGTCGACAAGTGGAGACCGGAATAATAGTGGAAATGATGTAATGGTGCCGCTTAAAGTTGATACAAGCGGTATCGTTACAAGCGAGGGACCACCTACTCCCACACATTCGGAGACCCAGGACTGCATTGACGCTCGAAAATGTACGTCAACAACATACGACAAATTTATACTATTAGGTTTAGTCATAAGAAATTTTTGTTGATCTTGTCTACATTATCATTTTAGAATACTTTACAATGTGTTACACATTTTGAATAATTAGCGTTAGTAGtaccaatttatttatttatttatacgtttgAACAAGGAACAGAAACATGATACAGAAATACATACGTACATACGTACATGTGATATACATTTGCATTACTTGTATCATATTTTCTTATCAACACGCGCATTTATTCTCTCATTGCTTTCAGTCTTTGCCGTGTTCCCTTGTTTTTAATCCCAACGTCTatacttaattatttctttttctatcagctttttcctatatttttctACTTATTTTTCTAGACCTGCATCGAATATTCCAATGGTTCCATTATCTTTTATGCTAATCACACTTCCTATAAtatctcagaaaatatttatcacCCTTTGAACTATGACTCTCCTTGTCTTCACCCCTTTTCAGGTATGTCTTATTTGTTGCATATAGAAAATTCAActgttttatagatattttgaTGATAATTGTATAAGCCAAAATAAGACGAAAAATAAGAGTGACGAAAATGTGACTTTGGCTTCATTTTTTAACTTTCTAACCATTAAAATCTACTACTAATAGCGACGCGAAAAGTCATACGTTTCACACAACGCATCACCGTTTATGCTTGCATTGTTCACTTCAAGTGTGTTGCTATTGGTGGATCGTCGTAATTTAGAGAACTTAgtgatcattaataatttgaaaatgaaataaaaatcatattttattttgactTATATGAtcatcttttaaaatatttatgaattaaatattttaaaaatatttattttatatagttgaacaTTCTGCATATTTCACatgttttgtatataaattgtatttatcttccgaatttttcttatttctactTTCTTgttaatatcaatttctttttagatattcttccctttcttttatatttaacaactATCTAAATctctttatacattttatttatttctttttttcttacattttctaattttctcgtTGACGTTCATATTCCTCTTCCTTAttccaaattatttttctttcctgcTTTCTGTAATACTATATACCCTAACCTTTCATGTGAATTCATTCTTAAATTTCCTATATTATCTTCCTTATACCCGctcaaataaatatgtttgcTTTTAACAGTTTCTCTGTGTTTTCGTAAATTTAAcatctgaatatttcattttttatagaaaaaaattcttaagatacaaaaacaaatttttctactGAACATTGTTAGAAAAGATTAATGAAATGCtttctgttttaaaattttgtttatatttataaaattaaatgagtaAGATTGTTAATGACAGTAATTTTTTCTTTCCATTCAGAACTTAATTTTGATCATCAAAACTGTGCTGAATCTTACAATTTGTTAGTATACCATGTATACTACTGGACTATAAAAAGTTAAATTCCTTTACTCTTTCTAACTTTCCTCCCCCCTCCATAccttgttttctttcttttttgttttgcctCCTTGCCATGAATTGCGATGgaatctgaatatttttattgctattatttaaattaagattCAGTAAACTTTCAATGTCAAtaactaaatttatttatgacacTACTCAGTACTTGCCAAAGAAATGTGTTTCATCTAGTATATCTATGTCCTTATTTCTTTTTCACAGTAACAAGTCCTGGTGGGACGAATACTGGAGTACAAGGTTTAAGCTCGTTGCAAAGTCTTAGCACACTAGGTTCCCTTGGAAATTTAAGTAATACAGGTTTACAGGCATTGTCTAGAGTACAGCCTCCCTTAACACCTTCTTTAACACCATCACTTGCTAATCACTATCGGGAAGATTTGACGCAACATGTGCGTGCCTTTCCTGCTGATATCCTTGAAAAACAGGTAAATAGATTGTTGTCCTGAAAGCATTAAATCCATTCTATCATGTACTCGCGCGAATGATATTACGAAAAGTGTCTTTTGCAACTGTGACTTACAGGCACAGAAACTTAGCGAAGAAGCACACACAATGGGGAGTTTGCAGTGTACAAGAGTGTCGGCAGAATTAAAAACGGCACGATCGATAGTGAGGCTGACAGAAATTCAGGCAACGCTGCAGGAACAAAGGTGAGTATCGTTTCGCTTATTTTAGGTAGATTATTAGTTTGTCAAGTAATCAACCAGTCTgctcttttgttttataaaatttaagacGATAAACTATTCTTCTTTGGTATTCTAGGATATTATTTCTCCGTCAACAAATTCAAACACTGGAGGAACTAAAATCCCAAAATTCCTTCATGTCTGATGATTCTTAGTGTAAGGAAActttataaagtaattataattacgaTCTATAATTAATTCatgcaaaaaaataaaacataattattaatattctcattaatattgaataattaagaTTGTACCTAAATTATAATATCATGATAGAAGTGATAAAATAGTAATGGAGTATGGGCTATCCAGAGAGGGTTGGCTGTTCCATTAATCAGCCAAGTCCTGCTACCAATGAGGAAAACCCACCTCTCTGGGAAGCACAGAAGGCCTATCCAACACGCAGACACAACACTaagtaaatagaaaaatgaatctaTTCTATCAGTTCATTGCAAACTATTGAATTGTCCACATCGACTTGTATTACCTATGTTATATACGTGTCAATGTTTCATATCCCAGGATTAAGCGGCATTTCAACtagttgaaaacatttttgttgtAAATCTCGGAATAAAATTCGTGCCAGAAGTTTTAATTCAGTTCTTTACCGTCATTGTCACACACCTAACTCCCATAAGCTGttcaaaagaatattgtttCTCATTTGCATAGGCATCTTCATATATGTAATGTGTTTCATCTTGCGTTACAGATAGAAacaaacattgaaatgaaaaaacatGCTTTACATatctgtataaaatttgtaaataactttagagatttataattaatttcaattcaatgtaCGCTATTAACTCTAAATGTTTTTGATCCGAATATTAACGTTATTATGAATGGAAATAATCTGTACAGAACGTGTCAACTCGAATGAATAAATCAAACACTTTGGTATATTATAATCATAGATAATCTTTATTTTTTTGCATAACTCCTCGTACAGCTGTGCAACATAAGAAAATTACGTTGTATTATTGTATAGCTGTTGTAAgcgaaaatcaaatacatagtTTTCGCAGTAGATGTTGCGAGCTTTAACAATGAAGtggaatttataattcataattaactgAGGACTTGTGTTTCATGCTGAATAAAAGCCCTCATCCATCGCGTATTTTGAACGACGTCCTTAGAGATACGAAATAAAACTCACTCTAATTACGTTTGAGATACTAAAAGAATGATCGGTTTAATTgatcgtttaaaataaaatatttttaatagcacGTAGAACGATGTACCACATATATGGATTAGCCACGAACAAAATCCACGAACATTACAGTAGAATATAGTATGGATTTCTTACTTCGTATTATTTCTTTGAGGAACTGTTAAGGAGTGAGCTCGACACTTATAAGAAGTAAAAAGACAACGTGAAAACGTAATCGTAAAACAAATACATTCGATCGAAGAGTTCGAGTTTACTTTCTGAATGCGAACCAAAgggtttttatttagtttaatatttattattcatttcactATTTTCAGAGAATTCAAAgtgcaattaaattttataataattgtactgTCGATGAAACTCCTTGATTcgcattactattattattatcatctaaATGCCCTCCTAAACTTGTTACTTTATTAGctacgaaataaaattgtaaacccaaaaattaaacattgttcTCAAATCGATAGTTTCATGTATCCTAGTATCgtataatataagtattatgGGGTACAGAGGATAGTATTCagaataatggtaataatgttAACGTGAATGTTGTATAATCCTATTTACGGTGTTTCTCAACGCCCAGAGCTCAATAGCCCTCGTCATCACAAAACTATTTACCGCCGTTTAAGCAACGtcgtatattatttaataaattatacaatatgaGGCTATCGAGGTTTCCGTTCgctataattacattattacataGATTTCCATTCCTAGTTtgatatatattcattatttccaccCCGTCGACTCGTTCGTCTCATTATTTACGTGTTTTTGGGGGCTACAAATAAACAGCAGTGGCCGtactttcttaaataaaacactTACAACCTCTTGTCCCTGAAAGAACGTTCGATTATCAGATTAAGCGTATATCATTTTCTTGCTTCGTTTGTGCGAATAAAGATTACTGGAATCGTGCGAGTGGTTCATCGGGTTGAGAAACACCGATACTCCCATTACACAAGGTTACTTAATGTTACACCATGTCATGGGAATGCTGTTAACATTCCCATAAGCACCTGAAGCATACAGTGAACATTCTCTCACGTACattgtatttaattacagaGTCAGTCATTGGActtattttataacataaattCTCTCATATTGTGAACATTATCAGAAATCACCGATTAATGTAGTACGAGAAGAAAGGATACGTACACAATTGTCTCTTCCTTTCAGTTAGTGAtagaaattttaacttataatataattaatataataataataaaacatatttttaaaaacactttgaaaataatcttaaactgaatattatattatactggAAACTgttattaacaatagaaaataaacgTGTCGAAAATGGTGTACGAATACTGTTCTCTCTCACTGCACATTCTCAATAGAATTGTTACGGATATCCATGTGAATTCAGTATAGTAAATTTTCATGGACTAAGATTATAATATAAGGCCTCAGAACATTTGACTCGCTTTTGAACACCTCATAACTTACAGGATCTTTGGGTGTAAATACATTATCTAATATTCTTCATAATTGTCATTTTCGTGAACATAAATTTAGAATGGAATTTATATTGTTCATACTATGCAGTCAAGAACTTTTGTGaagcaaataataaaatgtttcatttgagaACGATAATTTTGTGTCGGTTATAGCAATTTCTGTACATTAAAAAGACAAACAAGCATTCCAGAAGTCATGAGATGTTACGTATCTATTGTTGAACAATTTTAATGCAAtgttttccaaatatttctgtaaacatATTGCAACGGAGAGTACAAACTGCTACAAAACAATTCCAATACAATTCTTTTTACAATTGTTAATACATCTACGTCATACGCTCAGTATGTATCTTTTTTTAAGGCCATATACGAGATTTAATACAAAGGTGCTAATCCCTTTAGGTCAGCATTTGATATATTCAtgtaatttggaaatttgtcTAGGGGTAGACAAACGGACGACACAGCCTTGACAGAGAATGTTCACGGTGTAAGACAGCAGCGTAGACATATCTCAGCGCAGCCTCACTTTATCATTGGCTAGTATTTCAgctgataattatttatacaatgttacaattttttcagtttctacAATGAGACCTAAGTGTAGAAGAACCCTTCGTAGATAAAATCCATTTGTTTGTACAAAGAATAACATTAAAAAACGTTACAACTATTTAACTTCAATTACAGAATCGACATAGATCTCAATTTAAGGTTTTATCGACGAAAGTAATAACTTTAATTATACAAAGAAATAGATATACACGTTTTTTATGTGATCTGCGTAACACTATTGTAGCATATTAAACACAAGCTACGAAGGGTGTTTGCAAAACATGTGACTTGTAAATTATCAACAGGAAATCAAGACTTGTTTGAATTTCTTACTGTTGTTTTTCAATAATGTACGCAGAAACTAAAAATGCCTTAAAATCTACAATGTAAAGACTACACAACGTACAGTGTAACAATATGTaacagttttcttcttttcttttcttttttttaaatatgtacgCATCTACTATGGCAGAAGGTGGGTCTTGTGCCGAGTTATTCTTGGCTACTGTCAATTTTAAGCCAACATTACAGATAACTATCCTAATCTTAAATAAGACGTGTACGATTCAATGTTAATTCAATAATCGTTGACGCGTCGACTAACTACTTTCTGTTTTTAGGGACTTCTAAAAAGGACGTCTGCTACATTGATTGCTACAACGATTGTAGTTGTGTAAATGTAATTCTAATTACATTTACAGAAGCTAATATCACTCTCGGTAAAATTGCACTCGTTGTAAAAGAATATGCGATTCTTTGATCTTGTAAAATCGTTAGTGTGTAAACAcgttataaaaaagaattataagcATCTACCCGAAAACAAACGTCATGAACTAAAAATAAAAGGGTTACAAATAACATTATTTCTCATTgagaactttttaaaatatttttattcttttaatttttttttcttttttttcgataATCTACCATAATTTCTCTTTAATACCCTATTATTTCTACTCCAATATTCCAAGTTTCATGGGAGCATAGAGTGATACATCCTCATAAAATGAGAATCAAAGACACGTTCGGTTCGTTAACAAAATcaaaaaaatcaaaaagaagAAGCGTAACCCTTTAGAAGTCccgtaataatttatttccattCAGCGCACTTCACGATCCGCTTTTTTACCCACTCACGCTACGATAAAACACGCAACATTAGTGTAtgtttaattctattaaaatggcATTCAGTTTTTCACTTATATGGTTAATTCattcaatatataaaaaaaatatacaatttttcgacTACTCGATGCGAGTCGTTCAATAATCGTTGAGTTTGTACTATCCGAATGCCATTTTCCGTGTATGATACACAACTTTTTCTTAGAACAGCGCTACAAGGATTGTAGAACTACCCATGAAAAAAtcctaattaaactataattaaTGTCTAGATGCAGTGGGACTTCATTGATATTCGGTCGATTCACAACACTCGTGTAacagataaaaaattataaaagagagaacagaaaatgaatgaataatgcaataaatttcttcagatattttttatattttatattttttatattatgtataaaatttattccattttctgcaacattttcttattccaaaaaaaagaaaaataaacgaaaacgaATTTTCTCATTACACGAAAAAGAACGCAATCTTGTTAACTAATGCATTCAATTATGAGAAATGTCACGAGCTGTGAACGACTTATACTTACCTTATGATTATCCTCGATAAGTGCACACACTCAGTGTTCATTAAGTTTCTTTATCGAGGTGCTCTGTTCCAGTAtagtagtttccttttgttcttttcaTGTCACatcagtaaatatatatatataatattcatagtgTCTCAATTGGATAGGGTATTGGTAATGCTCTTACACTACCATTCTGCTTTATTCGTAAAAGTGGCTTCATGCCAACGTGTCAAGTATTCATtcgttattattgtataatttaaataatttataatttacagaTCCTGCAGAACACAAGTGGTTGCACACAAGCATATCCCATTGGCAGACttacatatattacataaagTGCTTGGTATACCACCCACGTTAATGTGACCAGTCGTTAtgtgatatttttcattgtaccaTACTGTAACTTTTAGCATACACATTGGAAACTATATTCTCGCATATACAGTTGCATAAAATAGATGTAAAAATGCAGCCAAGTGTATACGCAATTAGAGTTATACATTATTTGCTTTCTACCGCACTCTTCTGAAAGCTTTCTTAATTTTCCTTTGCGTTACTGCTTGAGGCGTACCACTGGAAAAGACcatataaaatttacataaatacttCCGATGgtttttaattcgattaaaaagtATTTCTGTTTTCTATCTACCTGAACATGACAGGTGCATTTCCACCAGTGAAATTAAATGACGGCGGAGTGTTGGGATCAAATGTTGGAGTAGTACCAGGAGGATTGAAATTAAATCCTGTAGATGATGCAGGCGTAGATGCCTACAAAATATATGAatgtaatatagtatataaattttgtatattgtatagatattgaaaaattaaaaaaactatatatacattttaataacttttaaaataattttgctcTGTGtagatttaattgtttaatccATTCATTTAATAGCAGAACAATATTAAGTCTatcaagaaaaaaaatgaaagatatcTTCCACTTACAACTGCACCAAAATTGAAACCTCCTGAAGATGTGGCAGGTGCTGCAGATCCAAAATTAAATCCTGCATTCGAATTAGGTATAAATGATGACGACGGTTGATTTTGAGTTGTGGACTGAGGTACTCCAAAGATTGGGTTCGAAACAGCGGACTGACCAAATGTTGGTATTTTCGGTTTAGGTGTGTCAAATGCGAGACCAGAAGTATTTGCAGCAGGCTTGTTGAATGTACTTCCAAATACATTGCTACCTTGTGGCGACGTTGTACTACTGCCAAATGTGAATAGTGGTTTCTGAGCTGAATTGTCCGGGTTAGTATTTGCAGAAAAGTTGAAGCCAGTTCCTGGTTGTGCTACTGGTTGAGCGGGAGTAGAGTTGAATGTAAACAAATTCGAACTTGGTGTATTAGTTTCACCTTGCTTTGAATTAGATCCAAATATATTAGGCTTTGAATCATTGTTGAATGTCGTGGAAGTATTACTACCAAACACAGGGGGTGTAGCAAATGTACCGAAAAGAGCTGGAGTAGGTGACGATGCATTAAATGTTGGTGCAGGTGTTGCTGCTGGAGCTTGCGGATTTGTATTAAACAATGGCGTTGTTTTGTTATCTGCATTCCCAAATACGGGTAATTTTGTATCAGATGTCCCAAAAATCGAAGGTTTACTCTCTGTGGTTCCAAATGTTGGTATTTTATTGTCTGGTATCGCGAAAGCAGATGGCTTACTTGCACTCGCACCAAAAGTGGGTTGTTTCTTTTCTTCAGTACCAAATGATGGTATAGTCTTTGCATCTGTATTGCCAAATAATGACGGAGTAGTtgaaacattagaaaatattgaacttcCAGATGAATCGTTTGATAACGCACTGAACGATTTAGGTGGTAAACCTTTGTCTGTAGTTTTGTTGTCACCAAAAGTGAAGGTATTAGATGAAGTAGAAGCAGGTATTGATGTTGCTATTTGACCAAAAGTGGGTATAGATGTTTGCACTGGTTTAGTATCAGAAAATGCAAAGGAAGATTGAGTACTAGATGGAAGACTTGTCACTATACTTGTAGAGATACTATTACTGATTACAGCCGTAGTGCTTGGAACACCAAATGTGAAGACAGCAGTTGGTTTAATTTCCTGTGAAATATTCTGAGAAATTGTAGTTAATGTATTAGCTTTAATAGCAGTCGAAGAATCAATAATTTCTGTGCTTGATTTTGAAACCTGTGTTACTGTATTTCCAAATAACGAATcctgtttctcttttcctttatctttatctGTTTCTTTAGTTTCAGATTTTGAGACACCAAATGTAAACGTAGACGGTAGTGTTGTAGAAGGTGGTATAGTGACAGATGGTTTATCACTAGCTACAGTACTTTCAGTTTTCGGTATACCGAATGAGAATGTGGATACTggttttttatcttttttctctGAATCCTGTTTTGCGTCAATCTTTTCACTAGATTTCGCATCTGTTTGGAATCCAAAACAATTTGCTACTGTTGAAGTAGTGTTTTCAGGTTTTGATATTTCACTTGTTGATTTTTTATCTTCTTTCTGAATGCCAAACGTAAACTGACCATCTTGATTGGTTGAACCCGCAGAATTTAAACCTACCACTTTAAAACTACTTGCGTTATCAGTCTTTTGTTGATCAGTTTTATCTATTCCAAATTTGAAGTCGCCGGTAGTTGCTGGAATTCCGAAACTAAACTGTAAATTGGAACTCGTGTTTGTAATAGAATTGTCTACTTTCTTTGTCCCAGGCTTCAAACCACCGCAACAAACACATTCGGTAACTTTTGCCTCATTTTGTAACATACAAGTGTCACAATTCCATGCACCTTCTGGTTTCTTAAATTTATCTCCAAATCCGTTTGCAACCAATGGCGCAGGAACTTTAGTTGGTACTCCAATGCTGGGTTTGGCTGTATTGCAGCATGGACAAGTATCCACCGAAGCAGCATTTCGAACCATGCAACAAGGACATTCCCAAGTATCTTTACTTGGCTTGAATTTAtccataatttcatttttattaacagCTAAATTATTTAATGGTGTATTGATCGATGTGTTAGTCTTTTGATTGTTTAATGAATTTGAATCATCAGCGAtgttttcatcatttttagCACTAGATTTTAACAGACTTGATTTAGATACATTGCAAGAAGTGTGCTCAGTTGAATTTGCAGAATTATTTAACACACAATCGGAGCTTCCTTCAAATTTTTCTGAGTCTTTGACGTTATTTTTGTTAGAGTTTGGTATTTTTCCTGCGCTTGGTTCAGAATCTGGTTTTTGTGCATTACACGCAGGACATCTATTATCTGTGTGCTTATTTCTTAAGTAACAGGATGGGCATTCCCATTGATTACTTGAAAGTTTAAACTGAGATCCGAAATGGTCGTTGACAGCCGTAGTCTTTGTTTCGCTAGCATTGGAAGATGTTGATGGTAGTTCAcacgttttgttatttttaagacACGGTTTCGCAGCTTTACAAGCAAAGCACTGGGTTTCAAAATTGTTGTTTTTAACTAAACATTCGGAACATTCCCACATGGTTGAACTATCTTGCAGTACACCAGATTTTGAACTTACGGATTTATCCTCTTTTCCCTTATCTTCCGATTGgggttttatattatttgcttTTTCAGGTTCAATTCTAGTAGATTTAGAATTGAAAATATCCATGACACTTCCTGATTTTAATTCACTCGAAACAGTAGGAATAAATTTCTCTGTGCTTTTTGATTTGTCTTTTGGTCTGGGCGCTGTAGATGAGCCAGACCAGACAAAATTCTGCGTTACAGACGGCACACAATTACTAGATGATGTAGCAGATTTAGCATTACTTCTCTTTGTAGGTAAACTCGAATTGTTAGACTTTTCAATTGTTTGGTTATCAGCACTTATAGGACTGCTGAACGTGAAGTTATTGATAGACTTCAGACTATTTGTGACATTTGTTATTTTGATAGGACTTGCGAATGTAAAGGTTTCTTCCTTGGTTGCGAAATTTTTATCTACCGATTTTGAGTTACCTGATGGCGTAAAGTTGAAATTTGGTAAAGAAGATATTGGCAAAGGTATACTTGGTAAATTGACTGGTTGAACTGTTTCTTCTTCGTCAAGATTTGTCATTTTAACTTTAAGTTTTCCTTGATGTTTTGAATCTTCATCATCTTGTGTTCTAAAACGacagtattttttttaaatatataattgcaaaaatgaaTACCTTCACAAAACTTACAcaatttaagtaaatatttaccTGAGATGGTATTCTTGTGGAGGTGGTGGTTCGCTCCGAGccgaaacaatttttctagcTGCAAGTGTAGTGTCCTGTAATTTCTGACGCCGTCTCAATTTTAATATGTCGGGCACGG
Above is a genomic segment from Nomia melanderi isolate GNS246 chromosome 8, iyNomMela1, whole genome shotgun sequence containing:
- the wcy gene encoding WW domain-containing adapter protein with coiled-coil wacky isoform X4, which produces MLACICVDCARSPKDKRSRESRDSEHRTNHDRSSGEILHPIKLSSNSSRESSSQRKPSHNSCQDKRGDERGGTMERSARFGDWSEHMSSSGKKYYYNCKTEVSQWEKPREWISRTDNRQRQSNDYSSRSSHDKHSNSRSNSSSSVRDGKSSRQSDKREYWSSCSGSGGGSSREEVSVREREREKERERERERERDREQCREDAGVERQAQDMDISPGDSTPTSEPLTSCTHDPLPQGPVLLATALPRLTSHPPSTPQTPGKLNSPTQQQQGNSNAPGPPVSLANLPRLLSQITGNKEQPDITPQKALQTLQTAAILLSRQQSTSGDRNNSGNDVMVPLKVDTSGIVTSEGPPTPTHSETQDCIDARKLTSPGGTNTGVQGLSSLQSLSTLGSLGNLSNTGLQALSRVQPPLTPSLTPSLANHYREDLTQHVRAFPADILEKQAQKLSEEAHTMGSLQCTRVSAELKTARSIVRLTEIQATLQEQRILFLRQQIQTLEELKSQNSFMSDDS